A single genomic interval of halophilic archaeon DL31 harbors:
- a CDS encoding Uridine phosphorylase (KEGG: hvo:HVO_2614 uridine phosphorylase~PFAM: Nucleoside phosphorylase): MAKQPHLLVSEGDLNEIALIPGDPGRVDRIAAQCENVEEVSQNREYKLVNAEYDGTALTICSTGIGCPSAAIAVEELHNVGVETVIRVGTTGALQADIEIGDMVVATGAAKEEGTSKRYESATYPAVPDYGVLSELVDAAEANDEDVHVGPIVSDDAFYNESEDFVDDWEAANLLCIEMEASAVFSLARRKGMRAGAICTVDGNLVKGTQKGKTEGDELPEKAKNNVERAIRISLDAVAAL, translated from the coding sequence ATGGCCAAACAGCCGCATCTACTCGTCTCCGAAGGCGACCTGAACGAGATCGCGCTCATCCCGGGCGACCCGGGACGCGTCGACCGCATCGCCGCCCAGTGTGAGAACGTCGAGGAGGTCTCGCAGAACCGCGAGTACAAACTCGTCAACGCAGAGTACGACGGGACGGCGCTGACCATCTGCTCGACCGGTATCGGCTGTCCCTCCGCTGCGATTGCCGTCGAGGAACTCCACAACGTCGGCGTGGAGACGGTTATCCGCGTCGGGACCACCGGCGCACTCCAGGCCGATATCGAAATCGGCGACATGGTCGTCGCGACCGGCGCCGCAAAGGAAGAAGGCACCAGCAAGCGCTACGAGTCTGCCACCTACCCCGCCGTCCCCGACTACGGCGTCCTCTCGGAACTGGTCGACGCCGCCGAGGCCAACGACGAGGACGTCCACGTCGGCCCTATCGTCTCCGACGACGCGTTCTACAACGAGAGCGAGGACTTCGTCGATGACTGGGAGGCTGCGAACCTGCTCTGTATCGAGATGGAGGCCTCGGCCGTCTTTTCGCTGGCCCGCCGCAAGGGGATGCGTGCCGGCGCCATCTGTACTGTCGACGGCAACCTCGTGAAGGGAACCCAGAAGGGCAAGACTGAGGGCGACGAACTGCCCGAAAAGGCCAAGAACAACGTCGAACGGGCCATCCGCATCTCCCTCGACGCCGTCGCCGCGCTCTGA
- a CDS encoding UspA domain-containing protein (PFAM: UspA~KEGG: hbo:Hbor_09620 hypothetical protein) yields the protein MGLLREAVVPLARRLQAGLLAAYRRGRALERRELAEFHRWVENTNNLVHLSVLLFVPLLIAVVTLLSNTVNALPYLLFPPLASGTYMLFAQPESRYASPKRFVGGITLGALCGLVSFEMASLLLPTPAAVAVNPAAAAGAIALTAVVTWGLDLEEASAFSSALLVLVIEVAGVEPVLVQVVSGFVVAINPRAAYVVSVFLSTTLVAGVFVGWRKLFYEQRAAYLYGTTRGDDHVLVPMRGETAERSAMLAARLAADHDAGKVVLLDVLPGEVGAGVQGRLDPSELDSEAAERVREAAERLDAVASRLRTRVGVPCEVVVAAGDAAPTTIDTAKRTNCDLVVTPYEEEQGRLSPYVRAVLASPIDAIAHRSTGEPRWRRVLVPVSRPGDSAHAMMDFATRLAGEWGSVSACTCINREAERRTAESRLANIVEAFDGPIETRVARAAVTEFIEQNAGAYDLVVVGSSGDRSAASRLVSPPTFERLREVDCDVAVVDRGEL from the coding sequence ATGGGGTTGCTCCGGGAGGCTGTTGTGCCGCTCGCCCGCCGGCTCCAAGCGGGGCTACTGGCCGCCTACCGCCGGGGCCGGGCGCTCGAGCGGCGCGAACTCGCGGAGTTCCACCGCTGGGTCGAGAACACCAATAACCTCGTCCACCTCTCGGTGTTGCTGTTCGTCCCCCTGCTGATTGCCGTGGTCACGCTGCTCTCGAACACGGTGAATGCGCTGCCGTATCTGCTGTTCCCGCCGCTGGCCTCGGGCACCTATATGCTGTTCGCCCAGCCCGAGAGCCGCTACGCTTCCCCCAAGCGATTCGTCGGCGGCATCACGCTCGGCGCGCTCTGTGGGCTGGTCTCCTTCGAGATGGCGTCGCTGTTGCTCCCGACCCCAGCAGCCGTTGCGGTCAACCCAGCGGCCGCCGCGGGGGCCATCGCCCTCACCGCCGTCGTCACGTGGGGACTGGATCTGGAGGAGGCTTCGGCCTTCTCCTCGGCGCTGCTGGTGCTGGTCATCGAAGTCGCCGGCGTCGAGCCGGTGCTGGTGCAGGTCGTGTCCGGGTTCGTGGTCGCAATCAACCCCCGGGCGGCCTACGTGGTGAGCGTCTTCCTCTCGACGACGCTGGTCGCGGGCGTCTTCGTCGGCTGGCGCAAACTGTTCTACGAGCAACGCGCAGCGTATCTCTACGGCACGACCCGCGGCGACGACCACGTCCTCGTCCCGATGCGCGGGGAGACGGCCGAGCGGTCGGCGATGCTGGCTGCCCGGCTCGCGGCAGACCACGACGCCGGCAAGGTGGTACTGCTCGACGTGCTCCCGGGGGAGGTCGGCGCCGGTGTTCAGGGACGGCTCGACCCGAGCGAACTCGACTCCGAGGCCGCCGAACGCGTCCGCGAGGCGGCCGAACGGCTCGACGCCGTCGCGAGCCGCCTCCGCACTCGGGTGGGGGTTCCTTGTGAGGTGGTCGTCGCCGCCGGTGACGCCGCGCCGACGACCATCGACACCGCGAAGCGAACGAACTGCGACCTCGTCGTCACCCCATACGAGGAAGAACAAGGGCGGCTCTCGCCCTACGTTCGTGCAGTGCTGGCCAGCCCCATCGACGCTATTGCCCACCGCTCAACGGGTGAACCGCGCTGGCGGCGCGTGCTCGTCCCTGTCTCCCGACCGGGTGACTCCGCCCACGCCATGATGGACTTTGCGACCCGGCTCGCTGGGGAGTGGGGCAGCGTCAGCGCTTGTACCTGCATCAACCGGGAGGCCGAGCGCCGGACGGCGGAGAGCCGGCTCGCCAATATCGTTGAGGCGTTCGACGGCCCCATCGAGACCCGGGTGGCGCGGGCGGCGGTGACGGAGTTCATCGAGCAGAACGCGGGCGCCTACGACCTCGTGGTGGTGGGCTCCTCCGGCGACCGCTCGGCGGCCTCGCGGCTGGTGTCGCCACCGACGTTCGAACGACTCCGAGAAGTGGACTGTGACGTGGCGGTCGTCGACAGAGGCGAACTGTAG
- a CDS encoding protein of unknown function DUF63 (PFAM: Protein of unknown function DUF63~KEGG: hbo:Hbor_09690 membrane protein), which yields MAILPAGFALPPLPYLLVLLLAGAAVAYGLRERRPPVDDRFVRALVPWMLVGAWLHVLHIVGAAPAAIDPLLGTPAAYISTAVLAGGVWLGADASERDTARLLLGVGVAVAVLVLGVGVQWGATSGRFSPAWPAVAAILGVTLGFALWALLTRVRPDVLVAGSAGALAVVAHSLDGVSTAVGIDILGATERTPLSRAIIEFGASLPTAPYLGSVWLFVVVKAALACGIALLLADSVREDPAEGRLLFVLVAAVGLGPGAHNLLLFTIS from the coding sequence ATGGCGATTCTCCCCGCCGGCTTCGCGCTGCCGCCGCTGCCCTACCTACTGGTGCTGCTGCTCGCCGGTGCCGCCGTCGCGTACGGCCTGCGGGAGCGCCGGCCGCCCGTCGACGACCGGTTCGTCCGCGCGCTCGTCCCGTGGATGCTCGTGGGCGCGTGGCTCCACGTCCTCCACATCGTCGGTGCCGCCCCAGCGGCCATCGACCCGCTTCTGGGCACCCCCGCGGCCTACATCTCGACAGCGGTGCTCGCAGGCGGTGTGTGGCTCGGTGCGGACGCGTCGGAACGGGATACGGCGCGGCTCCTGCTCGGTGTCGGCGTCGCTGTCGCCGTTCTCGTCCTCGGCGTCGGCGTTCAGTGGGGGGCCACGTCCGGGCGGTTCTCGCCCGCCTGGCCGGCGGTTGCAGCCATCCTCGGTGTTACGCTCGGCTTCGCGCTGTGGGCGCTCCTCACCCGCGTTCGCCCGGATGTGCTCGTGGCCGGGAGCGCGGGCGCACTCGCAGTCGTCGCCCACAGCCTCGACGGCGTCTCCACGGCCGTCGGCATCGACATTCTCGGTGCGACCGAGCGCACGCCGCTCTCACGAGCTATCATCGAGTTTGGGGCGTCGCTCCCGACGGCGCCGTATCTGGGCAGTGTCTGGCTGTTCGTCGTCGTGAAGGCAGCCCTCGCCTGCGGTATCGCGTTGCTGTTGGCCGATTCCGTCCGCGAAGACCCAGCGGAGGGGCGGCTCCTGTTCGTCTTGGTCGCGGCGGTTGGTCTCGGGCCAGGAGCGCACAATTTGTTGCTGTTTACGATTTCGTAG
- a CDS encoding hypothetical protein (KEGG: hbo:Hbor_33670 hypothetical protein): MDHLVETVPENNPGRDENGDEENGRQPERKQEEERDRAHEDRAMTGGPDERLGDLDDALENQDYPTTTDELVGTYGDYEIEAQGGTKSLKKVLASTDNQTYDSADDVRSRILGLIHR, encoded by the coding sequence ATGGACCACCTAGTAGAAACAGTGCCAGAGAACAACCCGGGCCGAGACGAGAACGGGGATGAAGAAAACGGTCGCCAGCCAGAGCGAAAGCAAGAGGAAGAACGTGACCGGGCCCATGAAGACCGAGCGATGACAGGCGGCCCTGATGAACGGCTTGGTGATCTGGATGACGCACTCGAAAACCAGGACTATCCAACCACGACCGATGAGTTGGTTGGGACCTACGGCGACTATGAGATTGAAGCGCAGGGCGGGACGAAATCCCTCAAAAAAGTGCTCGCCTCGACTGATAACCAAACGTACGATTCCGCCGATGACGTTCGAAGCCGGA
- a CDS encoding hypothetical protein (KEGG: hvo:HVO_1826 hypothetical protein), with amino-acid sequence MPDRLPSDHASVHTERAEVARSGGTSRPCLRLPDTLTLASGDLIRLVLDGEEFHARVQVDSTGPLIRGAYDLKSETRDPGRAENRVVEWLQEQGREPGDALDMDELEAGDRYGLRLPGERVVYKDTSSPGGSLQDIANDLDG; translated from the coding sequence ATGCCCGACCGACTCCCCAGCGACCACGCAAGCGTTCACACCGAGCGCGCTGAGGTCGCGCGCAGCGGGGGCACCAGTCGCCCCTGCCTGCGGCTCCCCGACACCCTGACGCTGGCGTCTGGGGACCTCATCCGACTCGTGCTGGACGGCGAAGAGTTCCACGCCCGCGTCCAGGTCGACAGCACCGGCCCGCTCATCCGTGGCGCCTACGACCTCAAGAGCGAAACCCGGGACCCCGGCCGCGCGGAGAACAGAGTTGTCGAGTGGCTGCAGGAACAGGGTCGCGAGCCGGGCGATGCTCTCGACATGGACGAACTGGAGGCCGGCGACCGCTACGGACTGCGGCTCCCGGGCGAGCGCGTCGTCTACAAAGACACCTCGAGTCCGGGTGGCTCGCTGCAGGACATCGCGAACGACCTCGACGGCTGA
- a CDS encoding Deoxyribose-phosphate aldolase (PFAM: Deoxyribose-phosphate aldolase/phospho-2-dehydro-3-deoxyheptonate aldolase~TIGRFAM: Deoxyribose-phosphate aldolase~HAMAP: Deoxyribose-phosphate aldolase~KEGG: hvo:HVO_2610 deoxyribose-phosphate aldolase), whose protein sequence is MDQADLAPKIDHTVLGPETTWSDTAQVLEEAAEFGMNACIPPCYVTEAAEYAPDVPLATVIGFPHGQNDPAAKRAEAACADEDGADELDVVINIGRLKAGDDGADRAGAPGEDGADRAGAPGEDGADRAGAPGEDGADRAGAPGEDGADRAGAPGDAVQEELAGVVAATPLPVKVIIETALLTDDEKHRACEAAAAAGADMVKTSTGFADGGATVADVTLMSEYLPVKASGGVGSYEEAMAMLEAGAERIGASSGVEILSGAPDA, encoded by the coding sequence ATGGACCAAGCTGACCTCGCCCCGAAAATCGACCACACCGTGCTGGGCCCCGAGACCACCTGGAGCGACACCGCACAGGTGCTCGAGGAGGCCGCCGAGTTCGGGATGAACGCCTGTATCCCGCCGTGCTACGTCACCGAGGCCGCCGAGTACGCCCCAGACGTCCCGCTCGCCACGGTCATTGGCTTTCCACATGGCCAGAACGACCCCGCTGCGAAACGGGCCGAGGCCGCCTGCGCCGACGAGGACGGCGCCGACGAACTGGACGTGGTCATCAACATCGGCCGGCTGAAAGCCGGAGACGACGGCGCGGACCGAGCAGGCGCGCCGGGCGAAGACGGCGCGGACCGAGCAGGCGCGCCGGGCGAAGACGGCGCGGACCGAGCAGGCGCGCCGGGCGAAGACGGCGCGGACCGAGCAGGCGCGCCGGGCGAAGACGGCGCGGACCGGGCAGGCGCGCCGGGCGACGCTGTCCAGGAGGAACTCGCCGGCGTCGTCGCCGCGACACCCCTCCCGGTGAAGGTCATCATCGAGACGGCGCTGCTGACCGACGACGAGAAACACCGCGCCTGTGAGGCGGCCGCTGCGGCCGGCGCCGACATGGTCAAGACGTCGACGGGGTTCGCCGACGGCGGTGCGACGGTGGCGGACGTGACGCTGATGAGCGAGTATCTCCCCGTGAAAGCATCCGGCGGCGTCGGGAGCTATGAGGAGGCGATGGCGATGCTCGAAGCCGGTGCCGAGCGCATCGGCGCCAGTTCCGGCGTGGAGATTCTCTCGGGCGCGCCCGACGCCTGA
- a CDS encoding 30S ribosomal protein S6e (KEGG: hbo:Hbor_03790 SSU ribosomal protein s6e~HAMAP: 30S ribosomal protein S6e~PFAM: Ribosomal protein S6e), whose protein sequence is MAELKLVVSDPDTGATYQTEVDGQDANRFLGRSIGDEVDGSVVGLSESTLELTGGSDAAGRPMRGDVTGPNLKELLLEGGVGYKPEKDGERRRITVRGAEFSEESAQVNAKVIGDEDVAAAFSEGDDEEADE, encoded by the coding sequence ATGGCTGAACTCAAGCTCGTCGTTTCGGACCCCGATACGGGGGCCACGTACCAGACGGAGGTCGACGGACAGGACGCGAACCGATTCCTCGGACGATCTATCGGTGACGAGGTCGACGGCAGCGTCGTCGGCCTCTCGGAGTCGACGCTCGAACTCACGGGCGGCTCGGACGCAGCCGGCCGGCCGATGCGCGGCGACGTGACCGGCCCGAACCTCAAGGAGCTCCTGCTCGAGGGCGGCGTCGGCTACAAGCCCGAAAAGGACGGCGAGCGACGCCGCATCACGGTCCGCGGCGCCGAGTTCAGCGAGGAGTCCGCGCAGGTCAACGCGAAGGTCATCGGCGACGAGGACGTCGCGGCGGCCTTCAGCGAGGGCGACGACGAGGAAGCTGACGAGTAA
- a CDS encoding hypothetical protein (KEGG: hvo:HVO_1825 hypothetical protein) produces the protein MSKLSEFLDGERLEDVVLYLAEDQLDEADKLADAGEQRENGVVLVVDGEQGRRMFSAGTGMDAMEFAKEAMGEEGQIDLDLAGGACPAGDGEEHELSFVFAFAEAENPDVGGMYADGDVIHAYARCACGGAYSQKWVVGSRE, from the coding sequence ATGAGCAAACTCTCGGAGTTCCTCGACGGTGAGCGGCTCGAAGACGTGGTGCTCTATCTCGCCGAGGACCAGTTGGACGAGGCAGACAAACTGGCCGATGCGGGCGAGCAGCGCGAGAACGGCGTCGTCCTCGTGGTAGATGGCGAGCAGGGCCGGCGGATGTTCTCGGCCGGAACAGGAATGGACGCGATGGAGTTCGCCAAGGAGGCGATGGGCGAGGAAGGCCAAATCGACCTGGACCTGGCCGGCGGAGCGTGTCCGGCAGGAGACGGTGAGGAGCACGAACTCTCATTCGTCTTCGCGTTCGCGGAAGCCGAGAACCCGGATGTCGGGGGGATGTACGCCGACGGCGACGTGATTCACGCCTACGCACGGTGTGCGTGCGGCGGGGCGTACTCCCAGAAGTGGGTTGTTGGATCTCGAGAGTAG